Proteins from a genomic interval of Rosa chinensis cultivar Old Blush chromosome 2, RchiOBHm-V2, whole genome shotgun sequence:
- the LOC112190534 gene encoding histone-lysine N-methyltransferase ASHH3 isoform X2, translating into MPAMKKHTERSHIGNVFNKLLKQIGSPVDFELPDWFSKWKPMNYTFIKRNIYLTKRIKRRLEDDGIFCSCCPSSPGSPSVCGRDCHCGMLLSSCSSGCKCGSSCLNKPFQHRPVKKMKLVKTEKCGSGIVADEDIKQGEFVIEYVGEVIDDKTCEERLWNMKHRGETNFYLCEINRDMVIDATYKGNKSRYINHSCCPNTEMQKWIIDGETRIGIFATCDIKKGDHLTYDYQFVQFGADQDCHCGAVGCREKLGVRPTKPKMSSVAALKLVACQVAVSSPKVKTMLSAKDVYPNGGFPIVLNLSVRTITKVLLLVIALMK; encoded by the exons ATGCCTGCTATGAAGAAG CATACTGAGCGCAGTCACATTGGGAATGTATTCAACAAGTTGCTGAAGCAGATTGGAAGTCCTGTGGATTTTGAACTTCCAGATTGGTTCAGTAAATGGAAACCCATGAACTACACTTTTATAAAGCGCA ATATATATCTCACTAAGAGGATTAAAAGACGACTTGAAGATGATGGAATTTTCTGCTCATGCTGCCCATCATCACCAGGGTCTCCTAGTGTTTGTGGTAGAGATTGCCATTGTGG GATGCTACTGTCTAGCTGCTCCTCAGGCTGTAAATGTGGAAGTTCATGTCTGAACAAACCATTCCAGCACCGGCCTGTGAAGAAGATGAAACTGGTGAAG ACTGAGAAATGTGGTTCTGGAATTGTGGCGGATGAAGATATTAAGCAAGGAGAATTTGTGATAGAATACGTTGGAGaag TTATTGATGACAAAACATGTGAGGAAAGGCTTTGGAATATGAAACACCGTGGAGAAACAAACTTTTACTTATGTGAAATCAATCGAGATATGGTTATTGACGCCACGTACAAGGGGAACAAATCAAGATATATAAACCATAGCTGTTGTCCCAATACTGAGATGCAAAAATG GATAATCGATGGTGAAACAAGAATAGGCATATTTGCAACTTGCGACATAAAAAAGGGCGATCACCTCACCTATGATTATCA GTTTGTTCAATTTGGTGCAGATCAAGATTGCCATTGCGGTGCTGTTGGTTGTCGTGAAAAACTTGGTGTACGACCTACCAAACCAAAGATGTCATCAGTTGCTGCTTTGAAACTAGTAGCATGCCAGGTGGCTGTGTCCTCTCCCAAAGTGAAAACAATGCTCTCTGCAAAAGAT GTTTATCCGAATGGTGGTTTTCCTATAG TTCTCAACCTATCCGTAAGGACCATAACCAAGGTGCTACTGCTTGTAATTGCATTGATGAAGTGA